The Blastocatellia bacterium genome includes a window with the following:
- a CDS encoding RHS repeat-associated core domain-containing protein: MVPSPQLARDLAVSVSAGISTVAAKTMNLYAQLFSSFFTANAAVAHPETLADRLAYVSQLQINPRKFVGYVGQQVAFRALPLNASGETIQGVRFDWESSDTDKVQIDDAGYAHLLHPGLVRLTCHAGNVSASAPLLVRPGSRPRQTDLEWRLDQNALRPDGTDTIGQSNSSGEGVVAALLDHLAPTAEAQVMGGGGSSGDLIHDELWSDVRNLVGHPRNRAAESTRIGTVLPEGSNFNFAAPIISLGGRGIGANLALYYNSRVWSRRGNSVAFDAIGGWPAPGFSLGFGRIVTYEISAGLNPTCKYMLIDPDGTRHYLGSGSWAGSGYALGGPFETNDGSHIVYTGNGSHGGDLHYPDGTTASFTMVNNCLLPTSISDTNGNYVQIAYKPECFQVGTEEYCDVFAPMAIDYITDTMGRVIQFNYDSNYRLTSITAPGFGGSAQQPVTQTVVQFDYQTVTTGGTFSGLTVEHGTGGSITTLKHIYFPATGTGYIPSYSIYGQIISISGRRQMSIGWPNTIQDGVESNNVSFNYPTSGPLTDAPAFTLRTETAVSAPTSTYWYSRWEGQGYTVFIVLQPDGTYYTMGRYDPATAGYGGLLYYVQPQRTNGTPMHSTFYSYANDGGGEPQVVYVNDSDETGAGTLVGFAYDQYGNVTNKYDYGYQVNGQWLVRRRTRNIYKTDSSYVNAYMRGLVIENDIYDSMVNDSVPVAKTTYTYDDYQAMGGMEDYRDPDTGQLPPNPPGHLSWYNTALTVRGNVTGMTQWYDIANNLSYTHLRKIDVYGNIVKEQLSCCNEQTQMASQTYNWAVAEQVTKGSTSGAQLTYSKQYDFNTMAVKSATDPNQQTTVNAYDGVLRATSVSAPGGKIASAGYNDSGLSVTSTVTYDDGGTQKTITTTTDYDGWGRVIHETNIHGGQVNTTYDNMGRVASVSNPFAIGGSPSYWTNYSYDALGRQTTVTSPDNQMVQNTFSGNSVMVIDQVNRKIQRISDGLGRLVTINEQDAAGNVTQATNYTYDILNNLTQVNQGNQLRSYKYDALSRLTAEKIPEQGDPTQANQWTTTYTYTDFDQVATRTDARGVVTSYAYDTLNRLTQMSYNTVSGVMTAPTVTYNYDSYNGTTANGKLVRVAVGTDYEERYTFDSKFRIASTVRTIGTRSYTSGYSYNGADQMTQATYPSLRQLGFSYDNVGRLSSMSYMNNVTYDIAGHVNGDTLGNGVTEQFGYDPATMQMTSQNAGTVSPFTNRVNLSYIYNATTGGQFGVSTSTGNADQMVSASGTINGTTESASYTYDNYGRLVTSNQTSNGQTAQRRFAYDRWNNRTGVWDAVSGGTQIQSVSVQTASFPGTGSAPTNRVSAVNGTSYLYDPSGNVTYDGAHNYMYDSENRLVSVDGGATASYAYDHQNRRYKKVAGGSVTHYVWQGGQVLAEHNGSTGAVLVDYIYNGSQMIAKVVSGATSYFLSDRLSARLTLDASGNVVGRQGHLPFGEDFAESGSQSKIHLTTYERDGEKGTDYATNRHYSFADSKFMTPDPYRGSGQTSSPQSWNRYAYVLNDPINSTDPTGLTRCAIGLHNNGDVIQGFYRNESLGRVTGPVTTSEFYGYLLEVVFTWQETPVSGQGVILVYYQVQFHFEKNLTYFHKRKGGKREFDDQTGDIPNYGVFLQAVLIPGVGEAVALLYLPSVVARKYPDNPRFRLGYDAFHPVSFERFKYTFTGYDELHRERCRASIDLVFNYGIVSPDGSWDYRTTGLP, from the coding sequence ATGGTTCCATCGCCGCAGCTCGCCCGTGATCTCGCCGTCTCTGTCTCGGCAGGTATCAGCACCGTCGCGGCCAAGACCATGAACCTTTATGCGCAGCTGTTCTCATCCTTTTTCACGGCTAATGCAGCCGTGGCGCACCCGGAGACCCTCGCCGACCGCCTCGCCTACGTCAGCCAGTTGCAGATCAATCCCCGCAAGTTCGTCGGCTACGTCGGCCAGCAGGTCGCTTTCCGCGCGTTGCCGCTCAACGCTAGCGGCGAAACGATTCAAGGCGTGCGCTTCGACTGGGAATCTTCCGACACCGACAAGGTGCAGATTGATGATGCCGGTTACGCCCACCTCTTGCACCCCGGGCTCGTGCGCCTGACCTGCCATGCCGGCAACGTCTCGGCTAGCGCCCCGCTGTTGGTGCGACCCGGCAGCCGTCCGCGGCAAACCGATCTGGAGTGGCGTCTCGACCAGAACGCCCTGAGACCCGACGGGACGGACACGATTGGCCAAAGCAATTCGAGCGGCGAAGGTGTCGTCGCGGCGCTGCTTGATCATCTCGCGCCGACGGCAGAGGCACAGGTTATGGGCGGCGGCGGCAGTAGCGGCGATCTCATCCACGATGAACTGTGGAGTGACGTGCGCAATCTCGTCGGCCACCCACGCAACCGCGCTGCCGAAAGCACACGCATTGGCACGGTGCTGCCGGAAGGCTCCAACTTCAATTTCGCGGCACCAATCATTAGCCTCGGCGGGCGCGGCATCGGTGCGAATCTGGCGCTCTATTACAACAGCCGCGTCTGGTCACGGCGCGGCAACAGCGTCGCCTTTGATGCCATCGGCGGCTGGCCAGCGCCGGGTTTCTCGCTCGGCTTCGGGCGTATCGTAACGTATGAAATCTCAGCCGGTCTCAACCCCACCTGCAAATACATGCTGATAGACCCGGACGGCACGCGCCATTACCTCGGCAGCGGCTCGTGGGCCGGCAGTGGCTATGCGCTGGGCGGGCCCTTCGAGACCAACGACGGCAGCCACATCGTCTATACCGGCAATGGCAGCCACGGTGGCGACCTGCATTACCCGGATGGCACGACCGCATCCTTCACGATGGTCAACAACTGCCTGCTGCCGACCTCGATCAGCGACACCAACGGCAACTATGTGCAGATCGCCTACAAGCCCGAATGCTTTCAGGTGGGGACGGAAGAGTACTGTGACGTGTTTGCGCCGATGGCGATTGATTATATTACCGACACGATGGGGCGGGTGATCCAGTTCAACTACGACAGCAACTACCGCCTGACTTCGATCACCGCGCCGGGATTCGGCGGCAGCGCCCAGCAGCCGGTGACGCAGACCGTCGTGCAGTTCGATTACCAGACCGTGACCACCGGCGGCACGTTCAGCGGCTTGACGGTCGAGCACGGCACCGGCGGCAGCATCACGACGCTGAAGCATATCTACTTCCCGGCGACCGGCACTGGCTACATTCCGAGCTATTCAATCTATGGCCAGATCATCAGTATCTCAGGGCGGCGGCAGATGAGCATCGGCTGGCCGAACACGATTCAGGACGGCGTCGAGAGCAATAACGTGTCGTTCAACTACCCGACCTCAGGGCCGCTAACGGACGCGCCGGCCTTCACGCTGCGCACCGAGACGGCGGTGAGCGCGCCGACCTCGACCTACTGGTACAGCCGCTGGGAAGGCCAGGGCTACACGGTCTTCATCGTCCTGCAGCCCGACGGCACCTACTATACGATGGGGCGCTACGACCCGGCGACCGCCGGCTATGGCGGGCTGTTGTATTACGTGCAGCCGCAGCGCACAAACGGCACGCCGATGCACTCGACCTTTTACAGCTACGCCAACGATGGGGGCGGCGAGCCGCAGGTAGTTTATGTAAACGACAGCGACGAGACCGGCGCCGGCACGCTCGTCGGCTTCGCCTATGACCAGTACGGCAACGTCACGAACAAGTACGACTATGGCTATCAGGTGAACGGTCAATGGCTGGTGCGCCGACGCACCCGCAATATCTACAAGACGGACAGCAGCTACGTGAATGCCTACATGCGCGGCCTGGTGATTGAAAACGATATTTACGACTCAATGGTTAATGACAGTGTGCCGGTGGCGAAGACCACCTATACGTATGACGATTATCAGGCGATGGGCGGCATGGAGGATTACCGCGATCCGGACACCGGACAACTGCCGCCGAATCCACCCGGCCATCTGAGCTGGTATAACACGGCTCTTACAGTGCGCGGCAATGTCACCGGCATGACACAGTGGTATGACATCGCCAACAATCTCTCCTACACGCACCTGCGCAAGATCGACGTGTATGGCAACATCGTCAAAGAACAACTGTCGTGCTGTAACGAGCAGACACAAATGGCCAGCCAGACTTATAACTGGGCCGTTGCCGAGCAGGTGACGAAAGGCAGCACTAGCGGAGCCCAGTTAACTTACAGCAAGCAGTATGACTTCAACACCATGGCAGTAAAATCTGCTACAGACCCGAACCAGCAGACGACGGTGAACGCCTATGACGGGGTGTTGCGCGCGACCTCGGTGAGCGCACCGGGCGGCAAGATTGCTTCAGCCGGCTACAACGACAGCGGGCTTTCAGTAACCAGCACGGTTACGTATGACGACGGCGGGACGCAGAAGACGATTACCACGACGACCGACTACGACGGCTGGGGACGGGTGATCCACGAGACCAACATTCACGGCGGACAGGTGAACACCACCTACGACAATATGGGGCGGGTAGCGAGCGTCAGCAACCCGTTCGCCATCGGCGGGTCACCTTCGTACTGGACGAATTACAGCTACGACGCGCTCGGGCGGCAGACGACTGTTACATCGCCTGACAATCAGATGGTGCAAAATACCTTCAGTGGCAACAGCGTCATGGTCATAGACCAGGTGAACCGCAAAATCCAGCGCATCAGCGACGGGCTTGGCCGGCTGGTAACGATCAATGAACAGGACGCGGCGGGCAACGTGACGCAGGCGACCAACTATACTTATGACATCCTCAACAACCTGACGCAGGTCAATCAAGGTAATCAACTGCGCAGTTACAAGTATGACGCCCTGTCAAGGCTGACGGCTGAAAAGATCCCCGAACAGGGCGATCCGACGCAGGCCAACCAGTGGACGACCACTTACACATATACAGATTTTGATCAGGTGGCGACGAGGACGGATGCGCGCGGCGTGGTGACCTCTTATGCCTATGACACACTCAATCGCTTGACACAGATGAGTTATAACACGGTCAGCGGGGTGATGACCGCGCCGACCGTGACCTACAACTACGACAGCTACAATGGGACGACGGCCAATGGCAAGTTGGTCCGCGTGGCGGTCGGCACGGATTATGAAGAACGTTACACCTTCGACAGCAAGTTTCGTATCGCCAGCACAGTCCGGACTATTGGTACGCGCAGCTATACGAGCGGTTATAGCTATAATGGGGCGGACCAGATGACCCAAGCGACCTATCCATCACTGCGCCAACTGGGCTTCAGTTATGATAATGTCGGGCGCTTGAGCAGTATGAGTTATATGAACAATGTAACTTATGACATTGCCGGGCATGTTAACGGGGACACACTCGGCAACGGCGTGACCGAGCAATTCGGCTACGATCCGGCCACCATGCAGATGACCTCGCAGAATGCCGGCACCGTTTCGCCTTTCACCAACCGTGTGAATCTGAGCTACATATACAATGCGACCACCGGCGGCCAATTTGGCGTGAGCACCTCAACAGGCAATGCGGATCAGATGGTGAGCGCGTCAGGAACGATCAACGGCACTACGGAGAGCGCCAGCTACACTTATGACAATTACGGCAGATTAGTGACCAGCAATCAGACGAGCAACGGGCAGACGGCGCAGCGGCGCTTTGCCTACGACCGCTGGAACAACCGCACAGGAGTCTGGGATGCGGTGAGCGGCGGTACGCAGATTCAAAGCGTCAGCGTGCAAACGGCGAGCTTTCCAGGAACCGGCAGCGCTCCCACAAACCGTGTCAGCGCCGTCAACGGCACGAGCTATTTGTATGATCCCAGCGGCAATGTCACCTACGATGGGGCACACAACTATATGTATGACAGCGAGAACCGGCTGGTGAGTGTGGATGGCGGCGCGACGGCGAGCTACGCCTACGACCATCAGAACCGGCGGTACAAGAAGGTGGCGGGCGGCAGCGTGACGCATTACGTGTGGCAAGGCGGGCAGGTACTGGCCGAGCACAATGGCAGCACGGGGGCGGTGCTGGTGGATTACATCTATAATGGCAGCCAGATGATTGCAAAGGTGGTGAGCGGCGCAACAAGCTATTTTCTAAGTGACCGCTTGAGCGCGCGGCTGACCCTGGATGCGAGCGGCAATGTTGTTGGCCGGCAGGGGCATCTGCCGTTTGGCGAGGACTTCGCCGAAAGTGGGAGCCAATCAAAAATACATTTGACGACCTATGAGAGGGATGGAGAGAAGGGGACCGACTATGCGACGAATAGGCACTACAGCTTCGCTGACAGTAAGTTTATGACTCCCGACCCCTATAGGGGAAGCGGCCAAACCAGCTCGCCGCAAAGTTGGAATAGGTACGCCTATGTTTTGAATGATCCGATTAACAGCACGGACCCCACTGGCTTAACTCGCTGCGCGATTGGCCTGCACAACAACGGCGACGTAATACAGGGCTTCTACCGGAACGAGTCATTGGGTAGGGTCACAGGGCCAGTCACGACTAGCGAGTTTTACGGATATCTCCTCGAGGTCGTTTTTACTTGGCAGGAAACTCCTGTTTCAGGACAAGGAGTGATTCTGGTCTATTATCAGGTTCAGTTTCATTTCGAAAAAAACCTAACGTACTTCCACAAACGTAAGGGAGGTAAACGCGAATTTGATGATCAGACGGGGGACATTCCCAATTATGGAGTTTTCTTGCAAGCAGTCTTAATTCCTGGGGTCGGAGAAGCCGTAGCCCTTCTTTACTTGCCATCGGTCGTAGCCCGCAAGTACCCCGATAATCCCCGGTTCAGGCTCGGCTATGATGCGTTCCACCCTGTAAGTTTTGAACGCTTCAAGTATACTTTTACAGGATATGACGAACTTCACAGAGAGCGATGTCGTGCGTCAATTGACCTGGTTTTTAACTACGGCATCGTTTCTCCGGATGGGTCCTGGGATTATCGTACCACGGGGCTGCCATAG
- a CDS encoding LamG-like jellyroll fold domain-containing protein, giving the protein MLLRLSSRGLIFIILSSLTYCALSLRMQSFAVTDNSLSLNGSGAYMSVPNSSSLNITGNITVEAWVKTNSTSQQGIVERYKTGAGNDGGYIIRLSGGYLQFFTLIHGSSFDYIQSSVTISTGSWHHVAGIFDGTQMRVYVDGVQRGSKSSTFAPGTGTNSLKIGARGDDGSNTFSGLIDEVRITAGVVYTSDFTPQRNLAALTETRGLWKFDGQTTADSSGNNNNGSLVNSPTYSTDVPNLHPTVSLTSPANNATFFAPANITLTANASDSDGTISKVEFFQGSTKLGEDTSSPYSIVWSNAPTGTYTLTAIATDDAGSTTTSDAVSINVLVAAGTIAGTVTAAGGSTAIASATIKIIQGASVIATTTSNSAGNYSVTNLDAGTYSVEASAAGYETSTQANISVTLGATSTVNFSMAVPITYVYDDLGRLVSVIDQSGNAATYNYDAVGNLLSISRQAAAQISLIRFTPGAGPVGTAVTIYGTGFSATASQNTVTFNGTTATVTASSPSLIVTAVPAGATTGTITVTSPAGTITSSTAFTVTSASPGAPTITSFTPTIGTPGTAVSISGTNFDATPANNRSTFNVVNSTISAATTTSLTTSVPQAGSGHISVSTAYGKAVSGADFYIPPSPYTAANVEFTGRMSVGTSGTATINTANKIGLMLFDGTINQHVSLYVSSGITSSLFIYSPDGTLLASADNAGGGYVLDPVTLPATGTYTILINAGGRTGSLTLALYDAPDVTGTITPGGASVTKATTVPGQNIRLTFSGTAGHKVSLQISSITFAQVGGVSIINPNGIVLFSTSLPPSSQFVDAQTLPVTGTYTILLDPYQANTGSATCTLYDATDVTGSISVGGSSVNVTIAVPGQSARYSFSGTTGQKVSLLISNRMINTNTVASVLKPDGTALATMTVSSSVAFLDTMTLPVNGTYTAVVDPLGTGTGTLTLALYDASDITGTITPGGSAVTVSAGNPGQNARLTFSGTAAQRLSLNISSVTIGSTTSVSLLKPDGTTLTSVTANSSAGGWIDATSLPVTGTYTILVDPFDLYTGNMTLTLYDVPADVSGTITVGGSSVSVTATTPGQNAQLTFSGTSGQQVTVSLTSNTLGNLPVTLFKPDGTILTSTSSGSSSFSLATQTLPTTGTYTILIDPRNANTGSVSVTVTSP; this is encoded by the coding sequence ATGTTACTGCGTCTGTCCTCCAGGGGGCTGATTTTCATCATCTTGAGCAGCCTGACCTATTGCGCCTTATCGCTTCGCATGCAGAGCTTTGCCGTGACGGATAATTCCTTGTCACTCAATGGCTCGGGTGCCTACATGAGTGTGCCTAACAGCAGCAGCCTTAACATTACGGGCAACATTACCGTAGAGGCATGGGTTAAGACAAACTCCACCTCCCAGCAAGGCATCGTCGAGCGTTACAAAACCGGCGCGGGCAATGATGGCGGGTACATTATCAGGCTGTCCGGGGGCTATCTTCAATTCTTCACTCTCATTCACGGAAGTTCCTTTGACTATATCCAGAGTAGTGTCACGATCAGCACAGGGTCCTGGCACCACGTGGCGGGCATCTTCGACGGCACCCAGATGCGAGTCTATGTTGATGGGGTTCAGCGTGGCTCAAAATCTTCAACCTTTGCTCCTGGTACTGGTACTAACAGCCTGAAGATCGGCGCGCGCGGCGATGATGGCAGCAACACCTTCAGCGGTCTAATCGATGAAGTCAGGATTACGGCCGGTGTAGTCTATACCTCCGACTTCACCCCGCAACGCAATCTCGCTGCCCTCACGGAAACCAGGGGCTTATGGAAATTCGACGGACAGACGACCGCGGACTCGTCCGGGAATAACAACAATGGCTCCCTGGTCAACAGCCCGACCTACTCCACCGATGTTCCCAACCTACACCCGACTGTATCGCTAACCAGCCCGGCCAATAACGCGACATTTTTTGCGCCGGCTAACATCACGCTGACGGCAAACGCCAGCGATAGCGATGGGACGATCAGCAAAGTCGAGTTCTTCCAGGGGAGCACGAAGCTAGGTGAGGATACCTCCAGTCCCTACAGCATCGTTTGGAGCAATGCGCCGACAGGAACTTATACTCTGACAGCCATAGCCACAGATGATGCGGGCTCGACAACCACTTCCGATGCGGTGAGTATCAATGTGCTTGTAGCCGCCGGGACCATTGCCGGTACGGTGACCGCCGCCGGCGGGTCAACGGCAATCGCCTCTGCAACGATCAAGATTATTCAAGGCGCTTCTGTGATCGCCACCACGACGAGCAATAGCGCCGGCAACTACTCGGTCACCAACCTCGATGCCGGCACCTATAGTGTGGAAGCTTCAGCGGCGGGATATGAAACCAGCACGCAAGCGAATATCTCGGTGACTCTGGGGGCGACTTCGACAGTCAACTTCAGCATGGCAGTCCCCATCACTTACGTGTATGACGATCTCGGCAGGCTGGTTTCCGTCATCGATCAGAGCGGCAACGCCGCGACCTACAATTACGACGCGGTCGGCAACCTGCTGTCGATCTCGCGCCAGGCCGCCGCGCAGATTTCGCTCATCCGCTTTACGCCGGGCGCCGGGCCGGTCGGAACCGCAGTCACCATTTACGGAACGGGGTTCAGCGCGACGGCCAGTCAGAACACGGTGACCTTCAACGGCACCACGGCCACCGTGACTGCATCGAGCCCGTCATTGATTGTCACGGCGGTGCCGGCGGGAGCGACCACCGGCACGATAACCGTGACTTCACCGGCAGGGACGATCACCAGCAGCACCGCGTTCACCGTCACGTCTGCCTCGCCGGGCGCGCCGACCATCACCAGTTTCACGCCGACCATCGGGACGCCCGGCACCGCGGTAAGCATCTCCGGTACGAACTTCGACGCGACGCCCGCAAACAACCGCTCGACGTTCAACGTCGTCAACTCGACGATCAGCGCGGCGACGACGACGAGTCTGACGACCAGTGTGCCGCAAGCTGGATCGGGGCACATCTCAGTTTCAACTGCCTATGGCAAAGCGGTGAGCGGTGCGGACTTTTACATCCCGCCGTCGCCCTACACAGCGGCCAATGTTGAGTTCACGGGCCGCATGTCGGTTGGTACCAGCGGCACCGCCACGATCAATACAGCTAACAAGATCGGCCTGATGCTGTTCGACGGCACGATCAACCAGCACGTCAGCCTCTACGTGAGCAGCGGCATTACCAGCAGCCTTTTTATTTACAGCCCTGACGGAACCCTGCTGGCTTCTGCTGACAACGCCGGGGGCGGCTACGTGCTAGACCCCGTGACTCTACCGGCGACCGGGACCTATACGATCTTGATCAATGCTGGCGGGCGGACAGGAAGTCTGACTTTGGCGCTTTATGACGCCCCGGATGTGACCGGGACAATCACGCCCGGCGGGGCCTCGGTCACCAAGGCTACGACGGTCCCGGGTCAGAATATCCGGCTGACGTTCAGCGGCACTGCCGGTCATAAAGTCAGCCTGCAAATATCGAGCATTACATTCGCCCAGGTCGGTGGCGTGTCGATCATCAACCCGAACGGCATCGTGTTGTTTTCGACTTCGTTGCCGCCGAGCTCGCAGTTTGTTGACGCGCAGACATTGCCGGTGACCGGGACTTACACGATTCTGCTTGATCCTTATCAGGCCAACACCGGCAGCGCCACTTGCACGCTCTACGATGCCACGGACGTGACCGGCTCTATTTCTGTCGGCGGCTCCTCGGTCAATGTGACAATCGCGGTGCCGGGGCAAAGCGCCAGATACAGCTTCAGCGGCACGACGGGGCAGAAAGTCAGTCTGCTGATCAGTAACCGCATGATCAACACCAATACGGTGGCATCGGTTTTGAAGCCGGATGGCACGGCGCTGGCAACTATGACGGTCTCCTCCAGCGTCGCCTTCCTTGACACGATGACGCTGCCGGTCAACGGCACGTACACCGCCGTCGTCGACCCGCTGGGCACAGGCACAGGCACCCTCACACTGGCGCTTTACGACGCTTCCGACATTACCGGGACAATCACGCCGGGCGGGTCAGCGGTGACCGTCTCCGCCGGCAACCCCGGACAGAACGCCCGCCTCACCTTCAGCGGCACTGCCGCACAGCGGCTGAGCCTCAACATCAGCAGCGTGACGATTGGCAGCACGACCTCTGTAAGCCTGCTGAAGCCGGACGGCACGACGCTCACCTCCGTTACTGCCAACAGCAGCGCCGGAGGATGGATCGATGCTACCAGCCTGCCGGTGACCGGCACCTACACGATTCTCGTTGACCCCTTTGACCTCTATACGGGGAACATGACCTTGACGCTGTATGACGTGCCGGCTGATGTGAGCGGGACGATAACGGTCGGAGGCTCATCGGTGTCGGTCACGGCCACGACGCCGGGGCAGAATGCGCAGCTCACGTTCAGCGGCACGTCGGGCCAGCAGGTCACGGTCTCGCTGACGAGCAACACGCTTGGGAATCTGCCGGTCACCCTGTTCAAGCCTGACGGCACCATACTGACTTCAACGTCGTCAGGCAGCAGCAGCTTCAGCCTGGCAACCCAGACATTGCCGACGACGGGGACCTACACCATCCTCATCGATCCCAGGAATGCCAATACCGGCAGCGTCAGCGTCACGGTAACCAGCCCTTGA